From Providencia sp. R33, a single genomic window includes:
- a CDS encoding hydrogenase large subunit: MSYQNYTDTLQGVRKGVGYLAQVREKFPHAVLDEEWQTANQLTITVKTDMLPEVVEFLYYGCGGWLPVLWGNDERPLNGQFAVYYALSMEEGEKCWVTVKAFVSPITQEFPSVTPRVPAAVWGEREIRDMYGLRPVGLPDERRLVLPDDWPEDLYPLRKDTMDYRQRPAPTTDTETYEFINDSKTQSRVVPIGPLHITSDEPGHFRLFVDGERIVDADYRMFYVHRGMEKLAETRMGYNEVTFLSDRVCGICGFTHSVAYTSSVENALGIYVPQRAHTIRSVLLEVERLHSHLLNIGLASHFTGFDTGFMQFFRVREKSMTMAELLTGARKTYGTNLIGGVRRDFLKEQRVKTIQLVQEMRRDVTQLVDMLLSTPNMEQRTVGVGRLEPQIARDYSPVGPMIRASGFKRDVRFDHPFADYGNLPKTLFSLDGCDVYSRVMVRIKETLDSLSMIEYALDNMPEGPILTEGFTYQPHKFALGYTEAPRGEDVHWSMLGDNQKLYRWRCRAATYANWPVLRYMLQGNTVSDAPLIIGSLDPCYSCTDRVTLVDVKKRKAKTVAYKELEQHSIDRKTSIMK, from the coding sequence GTGAGCTATCAGAACTATACAGATACCCTTCAAGGCGTTCGCAAAGGCGTTGGCTATCTGGCACAAGTGCGCGAGAAATTTCCCCATGCGGTGCTGGATGAAGAGTGGCAAACCGCTAATCAGCTCACCATTACGGTGAAAACGGATATGCTGCCTGAGGTGGTGGAGTTTCTTTACTACGGCTGTGGCGGTTGGTTACCAGTTTTATGGGGCAATGATGAACGCCCACTCAATGGCCAATTTGCCGTGTATTACGCGCTTTCTATGGAAGAAGGGGAAAAATGTTGGGTGACAGTGAAAGCCTTTGTTAGCCCAATTACCCAAGAGTTCCCGTCTGTGACGCCGCGTGTCCCTGCGGCGGTCTGGGGGGAGCGCGAAATTCGCGATATGTACGGCCTGCGCCCCGTTGGCTTGCCCGATGAGCGCCGTTTAGTGTTACCTGATGATTGGCCGGAAGATTTATACCCGCTGCGCAAAGACACCATGGATTATCGCCAGCGCCCTGCGCCAACCACAGACACTGAAACTTACGAGTTTATTAACGACAGCAAAACCCAAAGCCGTGTTGTACCCATTGGCCCGCTGCATATCACCTCCGATGAACCTGGGCACTTCCGCTTATTCGTTGATGGCGAACGTATTGTCGATGCAGATTACCGTATGTTCTATGTCCACCGTGGGATGGAAAAACTGGCAGAAACCCGCATGGGCTATAACGAAGTCACGTTTTTATCTGACCGTGTTTGCGGAATTTGTGGTTTTACTCATAGCGTGGCATACACCTCATCGGTAGAAAATGCCCTTGGTATTTATGTACCGCAACGTGCGCACACCATTCGTAGTGTGCTTTTAGAAGTTGAACGCCTTCACAGCCACTTATTGAATATTGGCCTCGCAAGCCACTTTACAGGTTTCGACACGGGGTTTATGCAGTTTTTCCGCGTGCGTGAAAAATCCATGACCATGGCGGAATTGCTAACAGGCGCACGTAAAACGTACGGCACGAACCTGATTGGCGGCGTTCGCCGTGATTTCCTCAAAGAACAGCGTGTGAAAACCATTCAGTTGGTGCAGGAGATGCGCCGTGATGTAACCCAATTGGTGGACATGTTACTGAGCACGCCAAATATGGAACAACGTACTGTCGGCGTAGGGCGTTTAGAGCCACAAATTGCCCGTGATTACAGCCCTGTGGGGCCGATGATCCGCGCGAGCGGTTTTAAACGCGATGTGCGCTTTGATCACCCATTTGCTGATTATGGCAACCTGCCAAAAACCTTATTCAGCCTTGATGGTTGCGATGTCTATTCAAGGGTGATGGTGCGTATTAAAGAAACGCTGGATTCCTTGTCGATGATTGAATACGCGCTAGATAACATGCCAGAAGGGCCAATCCTCACGGAAGGCTTTACTTATCAGCCCCATAAATTTGCGCTGGGTTATACGGAAGCGCCGCGTGGGGAGGATGTTCACTGGAGCATGTTAGGGGATAACCAAAAACTGTACCGCTGGCGTTGTCGTGCGGCGACCTATGCCAACTGGCCAGTGCTGCGTTATATGTTGCAAGGTAATACGGTTTCCGATGCGCCGCTGATCATTGGTAGCCTTGACCCTTGTTACTCTTGTACTGACCGTGTGACGCTGGTGGACGTGAAAAAACGCAAAGCCAAAACCGTGGCATACAAAGAACTTGAGCAGCACAGCATCGACCGTAAAACGTCGATAATGAAATAG
- a CDS encoding LysR family transcriptional regulator, producing MDYRQLHAFIAVFEERNITTAARRLFLTQPALSATIKTLEDSLGTQLFKRLPRGVDVTEDARILYPHAQRMVAELDTLASSFKREKNRQPLQIGIEEDIANQHICAFLKQVQDPDFHLLISLESGCKGDIRLACEEMRCEDELFIPLISEPFVLVMSPEHPLASKKAMTSAELHGLSWVMCPELTWHQRFLPIYGATANSPSAHASTFSLALALVALNLGVAIVPQSLASEHANIVSRPLPVHALSRRIGVCYAIQSLSSPAVEQLINHLTRQ from the coding sequence ATGGATTATCGCCAACTTCACGCCTTTATCGCCGTTTTCGAAGAACGCAATATCACCACGGCTGCACGGCGGTTATTCCTCACACAACCTGCGCTCTCAGCGACGATCAAAACGCTGGAAGATAGCTTAGGCACCCAGCTGTTTAAGCGCTTACCAAGAGGCGTTGATGTCACTGAAGATGCGCGAATTTTATACCCGCATGCACAACGCATGGTGGCTGAGTTAGACACTCTGGCAAGCAGCTTTAAACGTGAAAAAAACCGCCAGCCTCTGCAAATTGGCATTGAAGAGGATATCGCTAATCAACACATTTGCGCGTTCCTAAAACAAGTTCAAGACCCTGATTTTCATTTATTAATCTCCTTGGAGTCAGGTTGCAAAGGAGATATCCGTCTTGCTTGCGAAGAAATGCGCTGTGAAGATGAGCTGTTTATTCCACTCATTAGTGAGCCATTTGTTTTAGTAATGTCACCTGAGCACCCACTCGCCAGTAAAAAGGCCATGACATCCGCTGAGTTACACGGATTGAGTTGGGTTATGTGCCCTGAGCTCACTTGGCACCAGCGTTTTTTACCGATTTACGGCGCGACAGCAAATTCCCCCTCCGCCCATGCCAGCACCTTTTCCCTCGCGCTTGCTCTGGTAGCACTCAACTTAGGCGTGGCAATCGTGCCCCAATCCCTTGCCAGTGAACACGCAAACATCGTTTCCCGCCCTTTACCTGTCCATGCACTGTCACGACGTATCGGCGTGTGTTATGCCATCCAATCATTGTCTTCCCCTGCGGTAGAGCAGCTTATCAACCATTTAACTCGTCAATAG
- the hyfH gene encoding hydrogenase 4 subunit H, whose protein sequence is MFKLFKTLQNAGTATVKYPFKPLEVAHGFRGKPEYDPQQCIACGACISACPANALTMETDLASGERRWQLFLGRCIYCARCEEVCPTRAIHLTEEFETAVMNKADLYMKGTFRLQHCRQCGEAFAPKKSVDYAMALMVASGIEESGIEALRPMYETCPSCKQKNNLLNNGRQNFRLHIEGDK, encoded by the coding sequence ATGTTTAAACTGTTTAAAACCCTTCAAAATGCAGGAACGGCGACGGTGAAATACCCGTTCAAGCCTCTCGAAGTGGCTCACGGGTTTCGCGGTAAACCCGAGTATGACCCGCAGCAATGCATTGCCTGTGGCGCCTGTATTTCAGCGTGTCCTGCCAATGCGTTAACCATGGAGACTGACTTAGCAAGCGGTGAGCGTCGTTGGCAGTTATTCCTCGGGCGCTGCATCTATTGCGCCCGTTGTGAAGAAGTGTGCCCAACTCGCGCCATTCATCTAACGGAAGAATTCGAAACGGCAGTCATGAACAAGGCTGACTTGTACATGAAAGGCACCTTCCGCTTACAACATTGCCGCCAATGTGGCGAAGCATTCGCTCCTAAAAAATCGGTAGATTACGCGATGGCGTTAATGGTGGCGTCAGGTATCGAGGAAAGCGGCATTGAGGCGCTACGCCCGATGTATGAAACCTGCCCATCCTGTAAACAAAAAAACAATTTGCTGAACAATGGCCGCCAAAATTTCCGCTTGCACATTGAGGGAGATAAATAA
- the hypA gene encoding hydrogenase maturation nickel metallochaperone HypA — MHEVALCQNAFEIIEQHAKQNHAQRVTGVWLELSAVSCVEESAVHFCFDIICRNTLAQGATLHVSTVPAQAQCRDCQRTVQITQFEAGCPHCGSRNLHVDSSSSMQVKQIEVE, encoded by the coding sequence ATGCATGAAGTTGCATTATGCCAAAATGCTTTTGAAATCATTGAACAACACGCCAAGCAAAACCATGCCCAGCGTGTCACAGGGGTTTGGCTCGAATTAAGTGCTGTCTCTTGTGTGGAAGAGTCTGCTGTGCATTTTTGCTTCGACATTATTTGCCGCAATACCCTTGCGCAGGGTGCTACGCTCCATGTGTCTACCGTGCCTGCACAGGCACAATGCCGCGATTGCCAACGTACCGTGCAAATCACCCAATTTGAAGCGGGCTGCCCACACTGTGGCAGCCGAAACTTGCACGTGGATAGCAGCAGTAGCATGCAGGTCAAACAGATTGAAGTTGAATAA
- a CDS encoding NADH-quinone oxidoreductase subunit B family protein: MSLPDIPINHHVSRPIQLDEQVAKLKSTLLKDIKRSAYVYRVDCGGCNGCEIEIFSAITPVFDAERFGIKVVASPRHADILLFTGAVTRAMRMPALRAYESAPDPKICISYGACGCGGGIFHDLYCVWGGSEHIVPIDVWIPGCPPTPAATIYGFAVALGLLKQKLSAQDHHEADDERVELILPSIPLATRVMIEREARRQAGYYQGREISDRFLSLLEGASPAQVQSTLQTWLNEEQDPRLRDIVNHLVAVLKQGGIHD; this comes from the coding sequence ATGAGTCTGCCAGATATTCCTATTAATCATCATGTTAGTCGGCCTATTCAATTGGATGAGCAAGTGGCTAAGCTGAAAAGCACGCTGCTCAAAGACATCAAGCGTTCCGCCTATGTGTACCGTGTTGACTGCGGTGGTTGTAATGGCTGCGAAATCGAAATTTTCTCAGCAATTACCCCCGTTTTTGACGCAGAACGCTTCGGGATCAAAGTGGTTGCCTCTCCTCGCCACGCAGATATTTTGCTGTTTACTGGGGCGGTTACTCGCGCCATGCGCATGCCTGCATTGCGGGCTTATGAGTCCGCACCTGACCCCAAAATTTGTATCTCTTATGGGGCTTGTGGTTGTGGTGGCGGTATTTTCCATGATCTGTATTGCGTGTGGGGTGGCAGCGAACACATCGTGCCTATCGATGTGTGGATCCCAGGTTGCCCGCCAACCCCTGCGGCGACCATTTATGGCTTTGCTGTGGCGCTTGGCTTACTGAAACAAAAATTATCAGCGCAAGACCACCATGAAGCCGACGATGAGCGTGTTGAGCTTATATTGCCATCAATTCCATTAGCCACTCGGGTGATGATCGAACGTGAAGCACGCCGCCAAGCGGGTTATTACCAAGGCCGTGAAATTAGCGACCGGTTTTTATCTTTATTGGAGGGGGCGAGCCCAGCCCAAGTTCAAAGCACGTTACAAACGTGGCTCAACGAAGAGCAAGACCCCCGTTTGCGTGACATTGTTAACCATTTAGTCGCTGTGTTGAAGCAAGGAGGCATTCATGACTAG
- the fdhF gene encoding formate dehydrogenase subunit alpha → MEKVITVCPYCASGCKIYLKVENGKIIGAEGANGHTNEGELCLKGYYGWDFIHDTKILTPRLKNPMIRRERGGKLEVVSWEEAIEFASSRLLAIKEKYGPKAIMTTGSSRGPGNEANFVMQKFVRAAVGSNNIDCCARVUHGPSVAGLQRSVGNGAMSNSIVEIEDTKCIFVFGYNAADSHPIVARRILKAKEKGAQIIVCDPRYIETARIADIHLPLKNGSNIALLNAFAHVIIEENLYDKAFIDAHTEKFEEYRTLVAPYTPESVEETTGIKAEDIRKTARMYAKAESATILWGMGVTQFYQGVETVQSLTSLALLTGNLGKPHVGVGPVRGQNNVQGACDMGALPNTLPGYQYVSDTAALEKFAQFWGIESMPAENGIPLSEVPHFIDEGVLKAHYVMGEDPLQTEPDLATIRRTFDKLELLIVQDIFMTKTASIADVIFPATSWGEHEGVYTAADRGFQRFYKAVEPVGDVKTDWEIISLMSTAMGYPMHYNNTKEIWDELRELCPIYYGATYEKMADLAYIQWPCKTLDSPGTEYLYEGGQFDTPNGKGQFFTCDWRPPIDQVSTEYPMVLATVREVGHYSCRSMTGNCKALAALADEPGFVQINTADAKSLGIKDQELVWVASRQGKVITRANISDRPNKGAVYMTYQWWIGACNELVAENLSPITKTPEYKYCAVRVEPIADQQKAEYFVVQEYTGIKRRLREAAEGL, encoded by the coding sequence ATGGAAAAAGTCATCACCGTCTGCCCGTATTGCGCCTCAGGCTGTAAAATATACCTGAAGGTGGAGAACGGGAAGATCATCGGCGCAGAGGGCGCAAATGGTCACACCAATGAAGGGGAGCTCTGCCTAAAAGGTTATTATGGCTGGGACTTCATTCACGATACGAAAATATTAACGCCTCGCTTAAAAAACCCGATGATCCGTCGTGAGCGTGGTGGCAAGCTCGAAGTGGTTTCATGGGAAGAAGCGATTGAATTTGCCAGTTCTCGGTTACTGGCAATTAAAGAAAAATATGGCCCTAAAGCCATCATGACGACGGGTTCATCCCGTGGCCCGGGTAATGAAGCCAACTTTGTGATGCAAAAATTTGTTCGTGCAGCCGTCGGTAGCAATAATATCGACTGCTGCGCACGTGTCTGACACGGCCCTTCGGTTGCAGGTCTGCAGCGTTCGGTCGGTAATGGCGCAATGAGCAACTCAATTGTCGAAATTGAGGATACCAAATGCATTTTTGTCTTCGGTTACAATGCCGCAGACTCACACCCTATTGTCGCTCGCCGAATTTTAAAAGCGAAAGAAAAAGGGGCTCAAATTATTGTTTGCGATCCGCGTTATATTGAAACTGCGCGCATTGCAGATATTCACTTACCTTTGAAAAACGGGTCAAACATTGCGTTACTGAATGCATTTGCCCACGTGATCATCGAAGAAAACCTGTATGACAAAGCATTTATTGATGCACATACTGAAAAATTCGAAGAATATCGCACCTTAGTCGCGCCCTATACCCCTGAATCAGTGGAAGAAACCACGGGTATCAAAGCAGAAGACATTCGCAAAACAGCCCGCATGTATGCCAAAGCAGAAAGCGCGACGATTTTGTGGGGCATGGGTGTCACCCAGTTCTATCAAGGTGTTGAAACTGTTCAATCCCTCACTAGCCTTGCGCTACTCACAGGGAATTTAGGTAAGCCGCATGTTGGCGTTGGCCCTGTTCGGGGTCAAAACAACGTACAAGGCGCCTGCGATATGGGTGCACTGCCAAATACCCTGCCGGGCTACCAATATGTGTCGGATACCGCTGCACTGGAAAAATTCGCTCAATTCTGGGGCATTGAAAGCATGCCAGCAGAGAACGGCATTCCCCTGAGCGAAGTGCCACACTTTATTGATGAAGGTGTGTTAAAAGCTCACTATGTGATGGGGGAAGACCCGCTACAAACGGAGCCTGACCTTGCTACTATCCGCCGTACTTTCGATAAGCTCGAGCTGCTGATTGTCCAAGATATCTTTATGACCAAAACCGCGTCCATTGCCGACGTGATTTTCCCTGCCACGTCTTGGGGGGAACATGAAGGTGTGTACACCGCCGCTGACCGTGGTTTCCAACGCTTCTATAAAGCAGTTGAGCCTGTCGGTGACGTAAAAACAGACTGGGAAATCATTAGCTTAATGTCAACCGCTATGGGTTACCCAATGCACTACAACAACACCAAAGAAATTTGGGATGAGTTACGTGAATTGTGCCCAATTTATTATGGCGCGACCTATGAAAAAATGGCGGACTTAGCCTATATTCAATGGCCGTGTAAGACATTAGACAGCCCCGGCACGGAATATTTGTACGAAGGTGGTCAATTCGACACGCCAAATGGCAAAGGCCAATTCTTTACCTGCGATTGGCGCCCACCGATTGACCAAGTTAGCACAGAATACCCGATGGTTTTAGCAACAGTGCGCGAAGTGGGCCATTACTCGTGCCGTTCAATGACGGGTAACTGTAAGGCCTTGGCGGCGTTAGCGGATGAACCAGGTTTTGTACAAATCAATACCGCAGATGCAAAATCGTTAGGAATTAAAGACCAAGAGCTAGTTTGGGTGGCATCACGGCAAGGTAAAGTCATTACCCGAGCCAATATCAGTGACCGACCTAATAAAGGAGCGGTATACATGACTTATCAGTGGTGGATTGGTGCCTGTAATGAGTTAGTAGCAGAAAACCTCAGTCCAATTACCAAAACTCCTGAATATAAGTACTGTGCGGTACGCGTTGAGCCCATTGCAGACCAACAAAAAGCTGAGTATTTCGTTGTTCAGGAATACACAGGGATTAAACGTCGGTTACGTGAGGCGGCCGAAGGCCTTTAA
- the hydN gene encoding electron transport protein HydN: MNRFIIADPKKCIGCHTCEVACVVSHQEQETGIATVVKDEFFPRIHVLKGYTVSTAVVCRQCEDAPCANVCPNGAISRKDDFVYVDQSKCIGCKTCVIACPYGTMEVISRQVDQQVTALNTIPQYRAEAHKCDLCHTREGGPACVEVCPTEALMVVDRNRMDEIVKERRRRAAFEIPPDILL; the protein is encoded by the coding sequence ATGAACCGTTTCATCATTGCAGATCCCAAAAAATGCATTGGTTGCCATACTTGCGAAGTCGCGTGTGTGGTGTCCCACCAAGAACAAGAAACGGGGATTGCCACTGTCGTCAAAGATGAATTTTTCCCACGAATTCATGTATTAAAAGGCTATACCGTCAGTACGGCAGTGGTGTGTCGCCAATGTGAAGATGCGCCATGTGCTAATGTGTGCCCAAATGGCGCAATCAGCCGCAAAGACGATTTTGTCTATGTTGACCAATCAAAATGTATTGGTTGTAAAACCTGCGTTATTGCCTGCCCTTACGGCACCATGGAAGTGATTAGTCGACAAGTCGACCAGCAAGTGACCGCTCTCAATACCATCCCACAATACCGTGCAGAAGCCCATAAATGCGATTTATGCCATACCCGAGAAGGTGGCCCTGCTTGCGTCGAAGTGTGCCCAACGGAAGCGTTGATGGTTGTCGATAGAAACCGTATGGATGAAATCGTTAAAGAGCGCCGACGCCGTGCTGCCTTTGAAATTCCGCCGGATATCCTGCTGTAA
- the hycI gene encoding hydrogenase maturation peptidase HycI, with translation MLAVGNSMMGDDGAGPMLFDLMEANPIDGWQAINGGSSPESVSHQVRALKPQRLLIVDAADIGLAPGEIRIIDPDDIAEMFIMSTHNLPLNFLIDQLKEDIEEIIFLGIQPDLVGFYMPMNEKVISAVQQVYAALPQWQGLGGFTLFEGE, from the coding sequence ATGTTGGCTGTTGGGAATAGTATGATGGGGGATGACGGTGCAGGGCCGATGTTATTCGATTTAATGGAAGCCAACCCGATTGATGGCTGGCAGGCGATTAACGGCGGGAGCAGCCCTGAAAGTGTGTCTCACCAAGTGCGTGCATTAAAACCCCAGCGCTTGTTGATTGTGGATGCCGCCGATATTGGCTTAGCACCGGGTGAAATACGAATTATTGACCCCGATGATATCGCTGAAATGTTTATCATGAGCACCCATAATTTGCCGTTAAATTTTTTAATCGACCAATTAAAAGAGGATATCGAAGAGATTATTTTCTTAGGTATTCAGCCAGACTTAGTGGGTTTTTATATGCCAATGAATGAGAAGGTGATTTCGGCAGTGCAACAAGTGTATGCCGCGTTACCTCAGTGGCAAGGGTTAGGCGGCTTTACCCTATTTGAGGGGGAATAA
- a CDS encoding sigma 54-interacting transcriptional regulator, with translation MIKKNGVFVGITESNERIRHERDQYRILVDITNSVLSHLEMDGLVAEVSREIYRFFGISQISIALCDNYSSAVYLCYSSHHRRGKPVEKTQYHLNELHPDLTQVLESNQSMRLALDQSTQDPLYQHVCAQGMTETLLLPLAFNHKPLGVLVLSHEDTHIFTDDNCNLLKQIAARFAIAVDNAAAYGEITRLKDSLKNENLWLNEQIHGNESFSEIIFQSAAMRNVLDQVDLVARSDSTVLILGETGTGKELIARAIHRLSDRHRRAIIKMNCAAIPSGLLESDLFGHDKGAFTGATTTHIGRFEMADKSTLFLDEIGDMPLELQPKLLRVLQEREIERIGGNKVIPVDVRLIAATNRDLKGMTDEREFREDLYYRLNVFPIIIPPLRERPEDIPLLATHFTQKIAQRMNRKIECIPREALAQLSLYPWPGNVRELENVIERAVILTRGNTLNLQLHELNIPKPSRLKNAFEKPSAIEKRMQTAAPESDDEERDRIIAALRATNGVVAGARGAATRLGLKRTTLLSRMQRLGISVQDLF, from the coding sequence ATGATTAAAAAGAATGGGGTATTTGTGGGGATCACTGAAAGTAATGAACGTATACGCCATGAACGCGACCAATATCGAATACTGGTAGATATTACTAATTCCGTTTTATCACATTTAGAAATGGATGGATTAGTTGCCGAAGTTTCCCGGGAAATTTACCGCTTTTTTGGTATTAGCCAAATTAGTATTGCCCTGTGTGATAATTATAGCTCAGCGGTATACCTTTGTTATTCAAGCCATCACCGCCGCGGAAAACCCGTCGAAAAAACTCAATATCATTTAAACGAACTACACCCTGATTTAACGCAAGTGCTTGAAAGTAATCAGTCTATGCGCTTAGCTCTTGACCAATCGACCCAAGACCCACTGTATCAGCACGTGTGTGCTCAAGGAATGACGGAAACACTATTATTGCCGTTGGCATTTAACCATAAGCCCCTTGGCGTTTTAGTCTTATCCCACGAAGATACCCATATTTTCACCGATGATAACTGCAATTTACTCAAACAGATTGCGGCGCGCTTTGCTATTGCGGTAGACAATGCGGCGGCATATGGCGAAATTACTCGCCTAAAAGACAGTCTGAAAAATGAAAACCTCTGGCTCAATGAGCAAATTCACGGTAATGAGAGTTTTAGCGAAATCATTTTTCAAAGTGCCGCCATGCGTAATGTGCTCGACCAAGTGGATTTGGTGGCACGCAGCGACAGTACCGTATTGATTTTAGGGGAAACGGGAACAGGTAAAGAGCTAATTGCCCGCGCTATTCATCGGTTAAGTGACAGACATCGCCGTGCAATTATTAAAATGAATTGTGCGGCGATCCCGTCTGGTTTGTTGGAAAGTGACTTATTTGGTCACGATAAAGGCGCATTTACTGGAGCAACCACTACGCACATTGGCCGTTTTGAAATGGCAGATAAAAGCACGCTGTTTTTAGATGAAATCGGCGATATGCCATTGGAATTACAACCAAAATTACTTCGTGTGCTACAAGAGCGTGAAATAGAACGTATCGGTGGTAACAAAGTTATTCCTGTGGATGTACGGCTGATTGCGGCAACGAATCGTGACTTAAAGGGCATGACGGATGAGCGTGAGTTCCGCGAAGATCTGTATTATCGGCTGAATGTGTTCCCGATTATTATCCCGCCGCTACGTGAAAGGCCTGAAGATATTCCACTACTTGCCACCCATTTTACGCAAAAAATTGCGCAGCGTATGAACCGTAAGATTGAGTGTATTCCCCGTGAAGCACTGGCACAGTTATCATTGTATCCGTGGCCAGGTAATGTCCGTGAGTTGGAAAATGTCATTGAGCGAGCGGTGATTTTAACCCGTGGAAATACTTTGAATTTACAACTACATGAACTCAATATCCCAAAGCCTTCACGCCTTAAAAATGCCTTTGAAAAGCCCAGTGCCATAGAAAAACGCATGCAAACCGCAGCCCCTGAAAGTGACGATGAAGAGAGAGATAGAATTATTGCGGCGCTACGAGCGACAAACGGCGTGGTGGCTGGTGCGAGGGGGGCTGCAACCCGCTTAGGGTTAAAACGCACCACATTATTATCACGTATGCAGCGGTTAGGGATCTCGGTTCAAGATTTATTTTAA
- the hybG gene encoding hydrogenase maturation factor HybG produces the protein MCLGIPGKVVSVGESPMDTAQVEVCGVKRDVNIALVCEGETAAMIGKWVLVHVGFAMSIIDEQEAHDTLAALMAMEEVEEDVGYFLRGNA, from the coding sequence ATGTGTTTAGGCATCCCCGGAAAAGTGGTCAGCGTAGGCGAGTCCCCGATGGATACCGCCCAAGTTGAAGTTTGCGGTGTCAAACGCGATGTGAATATTGCGCTAGTGTGTGAAGGGGAAACCGCAGCAATGATTGGCAAATGGGTGCTTGTCCACGTGGGCTTTGCGATGAGCATCATTGATGAACAAGAGGCGCACGATACCCTTGCCGCACTCATGGCGATGGAAGAAGTCGAGGAAGATGTAGGCTACTTTTTACGAGGCAATGCTTAA